The DNA window TGAGTTTGGCGACTACCGGACCTCGCTTAATTTAGAAAACATCACCGATGAACTGTATTATATTGGTGGCAGTAAAGACACGCGTATTTACGTGGGCGACCCTCGTAACATTACCTTAAGTGTATCGGGTAAATTTTAATGTCGGTGAGCATTAAACGACGCATTGTTGTCGGCTTAATGCTCGTGCTCTCTAGTTTGACAGCACAGGCAGAGCATACGGTTGAACACGAAGTGGGTACTTTGACATTGCCCGCGGCACCACAACGAATTGTTGTTTTAGAATATTCGTTTATTGATGCGCTCGCGACAATGGGGGTTTCTCCGGTTGGCGTTGCCGATGACTTAAACCCTCAACGGATTATTCCTGCGGTCCGCACGTTACTTGCACCATGGACTTCGGTTGGCATGCGTTCACAGCCGAGCTTAGAGATTATTGCACAGCTTAAACCAGATTTGATCATTGCAGATTTGCATCGTCATCGCGTTAGTTATGATGATTTGTCTAAGATAGCCCCGACTATGTTGCTTAAAAGTCGAGGTGAATCCTATCAAGACGCACTCGACTCGGCTTTATTAATCGGTAAAGCCCTAGATAAAGAGCAACTAATGCAAGCGCGAATTGCGCAGCATAAAGCGTTGATGGCAACTTATCAGGGTAAATTTAACGATGTCGGCACGGTTCAATTTGCTAATGTTAACGATCGTGGCATGTGGATGCATGGGCCATTGTCATTTACTGGCAGTTTATTTGAGTCGCTTGGGCTAGAGTCTGGCATTGCAGATTTGAAAAAAAGCTA is part of the Gammaproteobacteria bacterium genome and encodes:
- a CDS encoding ABC transporter substrate-binding protein, yielding MSVSIKRRIVVGLMLVLSSLTAQAEHTVEHEVGTLTLPAAPQRIVVLEYSFIDALATMGVSPVGVADDLNPQRIIPAVRTLLAPWTSVGMRSQPSLEIIAQLKPDLIIADLHRHRVSYDDLSKIAPTMLLKSRGESYQDALDSALLIGKALDKEQLMQARIAQHKALMATYQGKFNDVGTVQFANVNDRGMWMHGPLSFTGSLFESLGLESGIADLKKSYLMQVNFEVLLQVNPDWLFYGKKQPGSVLDTWQQSPLFRLLKIDKTGQFKQVSSALWSLNRGMLAAEGIAKELDLILNHSNES